The proteins below come from a single Amphiura filiformis chromosome 15, Afil_fr2py, whole genome shotgun sequence genomic window:
- the LOC140171651 gene encoding lysM and putative peptidoglycan-binding domain-containing protein 3-like — translation MCKKTLKDASLTMTTVLGPRQYNDHDQVRRSDYLSTSGEVQNVQKGRVYVFGNADVTEDEINTDNAVEMSEMRVRNGRTNAINDRTKNSSSNDEIRIGQNLYKLVERIILPTDSLQLFSLQYGCPMSEIKRINNLINDQDFHARTKIKLPVRLHGLLQEEDEEKRRRPEAFKTSADALTTSVESLDEPTSPSGDESYDEHMYRTISIRMKDESDKRKFLKRMDKDLQKICEQTKTSKDSLDEVTKELTTPRFYPLRNSGNSKWLSEIHCEDISWKYLVLIIILVIAGSAVAVVAFLTYMKHEEHP, via the exons ATGTgtaagaagacattaaaagacgCGTCATTGACTATGACGACTGTGCTAGGCCCAAGACAGTACAACGATCATGATCAAGTTCGCCGGTCTGATTATTTATCCACATCTGGAGAAGTACAGAACGTTCAAAAAGGCCGTGTTTATGTATTTGGAAACGCCGATGTTACAGAAGATGAAATCAACACTGACAATGCCGTTGAAATGTCAGAAATGCGGGTTAGGAATGGCAGAACAAATGCAATCAATGATAGGACCAAgaattcctcatcaaatgatGAAATCCGTATTGGACAAAACTTGTATAAACTTGTCGAAAGAATTATTTTACCAACTGACTCATTacagttgttttcactccagtatGGATGTCCG ATGTCCGAAATCAAGAGGATCAACAATCTAATCAATGATCAGGACTTTCATGCCAGAACAAAGATTAAACTTCCTGTCAGACTGCATGGGTTGTTACAAGAAGAGGATGAAGAAAAAAGACGACGACCTGAGGCCTTTAAAACCAGTGCTGATGCCTTGACAACATCAGTGGAAAGTCTAGACGAACCAACCTCGCCAAGTGGTGATGAAAGTTACGATGAACATATGTATAGAACTATTAGTATACGAATGAAGGATGAGAGTGATAAAAGGAAATTCTTGAAACGGATGGATAAGGAtctacaaaaaatatgtgaacaaACAAAAACTTCAAAGGATTCTTTAGACGAAGTGACAAAAGAATTGACTACGCCTAGATTTTATCCACTAAGAAATAGCGGTAATTCCAAGTGGTTATCGGAGATACATTGCGAGGATATCAGTTGGAAGTATCTCGTTCTAATTATCATATTAGTAATAGCTGGATCTGCTGTAGCTGTAGTTGCCTTCCTCACGTACATGAAACATGAGGAGCACCCCTGA